One region of Polaribacter pectinis genomic DNA includes:
- the cysM gene encoding cysteine synthase CysM: MKTKSIIDFVGNTPLVEAQQIFKKEGVTLLLKLEGNNPGGSVKDRAAYNMISEALRRKNIKKGDTLVEATSGNTGIALALMAKVLGVNMVLVMPENSTIERVKTMRAYGAKVHLTPQESGMEGSIDYALKLKYKKGYFRLNQFDNTDNSKAHYKTTGPEIWRDTEGEVTHFVSAMGTTGTIMGVSDYLKEQNKNITIIGAQPKDGAKIPGIRKWPEEYLPAIFNRNKVDEVIEVSEEESKEMTQRLAAEEGIFAGMSSGGSVATAIKVAEKLDKGVVVAIICDRGDRYLSSTLFEKE; the protein is encoded by the coding sequence ATGAAGACTAAAAGTATTATAGATTTTGTTGGAAACACACCTTTGGTGGAAGCGCAACAGATTTTTAAAAAAGAAGGAGTTACATTATTGCTGAAATTAGAAGGTAATAATCCTGGAGGAAGCGTAAAAGATAGAGCTGCTTATAATATGATTTCTGAAGCTTTAAGAAGAAAAAATATTAAAAAAGGAGATACTTTAGTAGAAGCAACAAGTGGAAACACAGGAATTGCACTGGCTTTAATGGCTAAAGTTTTAGGAGTGAATATGGTGTTAGTAATGCCAGAAAATTCTACCATAGAAAGAGTAAAAACCATGCGTGCTTATGGAGCAAAAGTACATTTAACTCCACAAGAATCTGGTATGGAAGGTTCTATAGATTATGCCTTAAAATTAAAATACAAAAAAGGGTATTTTAGGTTGAATCAGTTTGATAATACAGATAATTCTAAAGCACATTACAAAACTACAGGACCAGAAATTTGGAGAGATACTGAAGGAGAAGTAACGCATTTTGTTTCTGCAATGGGAACTACTGGAACAATTATGGGTGTTTCAGATTATTTAAAAGAGCAAAATAAAAATATTACAATTATTGGTGCACAACCTAAAGACGGAGCTAAAATTCCAGGAATTAGAAAATGGCCAGAAGAATATCTACCAGCAATTTTCAATAGAAATAAAGTTGACGAAGTAATAGAAGTTAGTGAAGAAGAGTCTAAAGAAATGACTCAAAGATTGGCTGCAGAAGAAGGGATTTTTGCAGGAATGAGTAGTGGAGGTTCTGTTGCAACAGCAATAAAAGTTGCCGAAAAATTAGATAAAGGTGTAGTTGTGGCAATTATTTGCGATAGAGGAGATCGTTATTTGTCTTCCACTCTTTTTGAAAAAGAATAG
- the epsC gene encoding serine O-acetyltransferase EpsC — MKEVAQKVPVKNYSMCLRDAVEVFTKELINCLFDKNYQEEKGAETKNKFFKILERLSINNEDCSWSAFENSFPELRRKLDLDALFALNSDPAAKSLREVYLAYPGFYAIAVYRLSNQLLKQEIPVLPRMMSEFAHGATGTDIHPGAEIGDSFFIDHATGIVIGETTIIKNNVTIFQGVTLGGIQVKKSMASTKRHPTIENNVIIYANATILGGDVVIGENSIIGANVCITETVLENSVVTVQAENKIFQRN; from the coding sequence ATGAAAGAAGTAGCACAAAAAGTTCCCGTAAAAAATTACAGTATGTGTTTAAGAGATGCTGTAGAAGTTTTTACAAAAGAACTTATAAATTGTCTGTTTGATAAAAATTATCAAGAGGAAAAAGGTGCAGAAACTAAAAATAAATTCTTCAAGATTTTAGAAAGATTGTCTATTAATAATGAAGATTGTTCTTGGTCGGCTTTTGAAAATTCATTTCCAGAATTAAGAAGAAAATTAGATTTAGATGCTTTGTTTGCTTTAAATAGCGATCCTGCTGCAAAAAGTTTAAGAGAAGTTTATTTGGCTTATCCAGGTTTTTATGCAATTGCGGTTTATAGATTAAGCAATCAATTGTTAAAACAAGAAATTCCTGTTTTACCAAGAATGATGAGCGAATTTGCACACGGAGCAACAGGAACAGATATTCATCCTGGAGCAGAAATTGGAGATTCGTTTTTTATAGATCACGCAACAGGAATTGTAATTGGAGAAACCACCATCATCAAAAATAATGTAACTATTTTTCAAGGAGTTACTTTAGGTGGAATCCAAGTAAAGAAAAGTATGGCGTCTACAAAACGTCATCCAACTATAGAAAACAATGTAATTATTTACGCAAATGCTACTATTTTAGGAGGAGATGTTGTTATTGGAGAGAATTCAATAATTGGAGCAAATGTGTGTATTACAGAAACTGTTCTTGAAAATTCGGTAGTAACTGTGCAAGCAGAAAATAAAATTTTTCAAAGAAATTAA
- a CDS encoding 2Fe-2S iron-sulfur cluster-binding protein gives MQDVNLKITDRNGVTHDVIAPTDMAMNLMEVVRSYELAEEGTIGICGGMAMCASCQCYVKSDHELPEMSDDEDAMLAEAFNVEDNSRLGCQIQITPEINGLEVELAPES, from the coding sequence ATGCAAGATGTAAATCTTAAAATAACAGACAGAAATGGAGTAACTCACGATGTGATTGCGCCAACAGATATGGCAATGAATCTAATGGAAGTTGTTCGTTCGTACGAATTGGCAGAAGAAGGAACTATTGGTATTTGTGGAGGAATGGCAATGTGTGCTTCGTGTCAATGTTATGTAAAATCAGATCACGAATTACCAGAAATGTCTGATGATGAAGATGCAATGTTAGCAGAAGCTTTTAATGTAGAGGATAATAGTAGATTGGGTTGTCAGATTCAAATTACGCCAGAAATTAATGGTTTAGAAGTAGAATTAGCGCCAGAATCATAA
- a CDS encoding NAD(P)/FAD-dependent oxidoreductase: MITTDILIIGAGPTGLFTVFEAGLLKLKCHLIDALPQPGGQCSEIYPKKPIYDIPAYPEILAGDLTHKLIEQSKQFEPGFTLGERAQTIDKQDDGTFIVTTNKGTKHHAKIVAIAGGLGSFEPRKPLIPNIADFEDKGVEYIIKEPEFYRDKKVVISGGGDSALDWAIFLSNIASEVTLIHRRNEFRGALDSVEKAQELKNLGKINIITPAEVKGILGTDKVTGVAVEKKGEDAFIIDTDHFIPLFGLSPKLGPIGDWGLEIEKNAIKVNNALDYQTNIPGIYAIGDVNTYPGKLKLILCGFHEATLMCQSAYKRIFPDKKYVMKYTTVGGVDGFDGTRKEAPKAVVKAIQ, encoded by the coding sequence ATGATTACAACAGATATACTAATTATTGGAGCTGGTCCAACAGGATTATTTACAGTTTTTGAAGCAGGTTTATTAAAACTCAAATGTCATTTAATTGATGCTTTACCACAACCAGGAGGACAATGTTCAGAAATTTATCCGAAGAAACCAATTTATGATATTCCAGCATATCCAGAAATTTTAGCAGGAGATTTAACGCATAAATTAATAGAACAAAGTAAGCAATTTGAGCCTGGTTTTACATTAGGTGAAAGAGCCCAAACAATCGATAAACAAGATGATGGTACATTTATTGTAACTACAAATAAAGGCACAAAACATCATGCAAAAATTGTTGCAATTGCAGGTGGTTTAGGTTCTTTTGAGCCAAGAAAACCATTAATTCCTAATATTGCAGATTTCGAAGATAAAGGAGTAGAATACATTATTAAAGAACCAGAATTTTACAGAGATAAAAAAGTAGTTATTTCTGGTGGTGGAGATTCTGCTTTAGATTGGGCAATTTTCTTATCTAATATTGCATCAGAAGTAACTTTAATTCACAGAAGAAATGAATTTAGAGGCGCTTTAGATTCTGTTGAAAAAGCACAAGAATTAAAGAATTTAGGAAAGATAAATATTATAACACCTGCAGAAGTAAAAGGAATTTTAGGAACAGATAAAGTAACAGGAGTTGCTGTAGAGAAAAAAGGTGAAGATGCTTTTATTATAGATACAGATCATTTTATTCCACTTTTCGGATTGTCACCAAAGTTAGGCCCAATAGGAGATTGGGGATTAGAAATCGAGAAGAATGCTATTAAAGTAAACAACGCTTTAGACTATCAAACAAACATACCAGGAATTTACGCAATTGGAGATGTAAACACCTATCCAGGAAAATTAAAATTGATTTTATGCGGATTTCATGAAGCAACTTTAATGTGTCAGAGTGCATACAAAAGAATCTTTCCAGATAAGAAATATGTAATGAAATATACAACAGTTGGTGGTGTAGATGGTTTTGATGGAACAAGAAAAGAAGCACCAAAAGCTGTAGTAAAAGCAATTCAGTAA
- a CDS encoding precorrin-2 dehydrogenase/sirohydrochlorin ferrochelatase family protein, whose protein sequence is MEQNELYPIFLKTNQLETLIVGGGFVALEKLSFLLKSSPNSKVTMVSPFFREETQELANKFGIKMIVDKYEKSYLSNKHIVVATTDNVDVNIEVYKDCKEQNILVNVADNPPYCDFYMGGIVTKGNVKIAISTNGKSPTTAKRLRQFFEDVIPNNIDDLVKNLNEYRKSIKGNFEEKVEKLNEFTKSLVE, encoded by the coding sequence ATGGAACAAAACGAATTATATCCAATTTTTTTAAAAACGAATCAATTAGAAACCCTAATTGTTGGTGGAGGTTTTGTGGCATTAGAGAAATTATCTTTTTTGTTGAAGTCGAGTCCTAATTCGAAAGTAACAATGGTTTCTCCCTTTTTTAGAGAAGAAACTCAAGAATTGGCGAATAAATTTGGAATAAAAATGATTGTTGATAAGTATGAAAAATCATATTTATCAAACAAACATATAGTTGTTGCCACGACAGATAATGTTGATGTAAATATTGAAGTTTACAAAGATTGTAAAGAACAAAACATATTGGTAAATGTTGCTGATAATCCTCCATATTGCGATTTTTATATGGGTGGAATTGTAACCAAAGGAAATGTAAAAATAGCTATTTCTACAAACGGAAAATCGCCAACAACTGCCAAAAGATTACGTCAGTTTTTTGAAGATGTAATTCCAAATAATATTGATGATTTAGTTAAGAATCTAAACGAATACAGAAAATCGATCAAAGGAAATTTTGAAGAAAAAGTAGAAAAACTAAACGAATTCACGAAGAGTTTAGTTGAATAA